The following are encoded in a window of Thalassotalea insulae genomic DNA:
- a CDS encoding YHYH protein, translating to MSRKLLLSLVITMILTACGGGSSSDNSPGTDNSNGGDTGTDVDSPALTQGLASIVEANLFPAGSRVAGIGSISDSDGNTWTVPAEVRFQDSSVPLASNLYNAYVSGHNYTSSANAIAALNDSDIVEIDADGEVISAFIFADNYFELYINGVAVGKDPVPFTEFNSNIVRFKVKQPFTVAMHLVDWEENLGTGTENNQGNSYHPGDGGLVAVFKDSNGNIIGSTDGNWKAQTFYTAPLTDSSCLTQTNGLRASDSCSTAAPADIDQVYAAHWSLPQSWASSDFDDTSWPSASTYSNETVGVDNKPAYTNFTDLFDDSGNDAQFIWSSNLILDNEVIVRATIGSSSDSSGGDDTSSGDFTLSSIALKSQLIMPFSATCEGANHGKMLPLNWANAPADTQSFALAMYTFPNPEDTNFAGAHSYQILYDIPASTTALLEGDTSVGVFGINSVDSLEQYSAPCSQDSSEHSYIVTLYALSAPTGSLGLTGSTTDLVTLEEAIADKVLASTSLDMTRIRYNQNNDEHVPSSTPSDCTTKSAAFEAYSDLVSVSCNSTTMTVNTLVGIPERSKLEVDKANVGTQSWIGRVPLEQQVSWSVPLQPEYIAQPTSNLNIHYPIGIAVDGVPILHYAKENSQGEVAQLGEDYSDRDTVLLGELDQCGAHAGNGEDYHYHYAPLCLMDTHDPSKPLGYMFDGIPLYFGTGGGQLTSDGVNYGGGRYTDLDYRPHNVKTGDRALDECNGYDLHGDGSEYVYYSSTDAPYTIGCYRATADQAGAMLTAPAHWENERLDDFTFGTEVELTDYDTMTFDGKTWTFIEITPSAENTHIPADNIALIMYRAYSEGESGYQSGKACYNFRYRLDNTDTTGSNDIVTSHCR from the coding sequence ATGTCCAGAAAATTACTACTCTCACTTGTTATTACGATGATACTTACAGCCTGTGGCGGCGGAAGCTCCAGCGACAATAGCCCAGGAACAGATAATAGTAACGGCGGTGACACTGGCACTGATGTTGATAGCCCTGCGCTTACCCAAGGTTTAGCCAGTATTGTTGAAGCTAATTTATTCCCGGCAGGTAGCCGAGTAGCTGGTATTGGCAGTATCAGTGATAGTGACGGTAACACATGGACAGTGCCAGCGGAGGTGCGTTTTCAAGACAGCAGTGTACCGCTAGCCAGCAATCTTTATAATGCGTATGTTTCGGGTCATAACTACACGAGTTCTGCTAATGCTATTGCCGCCCTTAATGATAGCGATATTGTCGAAATTGATGCCGATGGCGAAGTCATCAGCGCCTTTATTTTTGCTGATAATTACTTCGAGCTATATATCAATGGCGTTGCTGTTGGTAAAGATCCTGTCCCTTTTACCGAATTCAATTCCAATATTGTTCGTTTTAAAGTGAAACAACCATTTACCGTCGCCATGCATCTGGTGGACTGGGAAGAAAACTTAGGTACTGGCACAGAAAATAATCAGGGTAATAGCTATCACCCAGGTGATGGCGGTTTAGTGGCAGTGTTTAAAGATAGTAATGGAAACATCATAGGGTCAACTGACGGCAACTGGAAGGCACAGACCTTTTACACAGCGCCGCTAACAGATAGCTCTTGTCTTACTCAAACTAACGGTTTGCGTGCCAGCGATTCTTGTAGTACTGCTGCGCCTGCCGACATAGATCAGGTTTACGCTGCCCACTGGAGTCTGCCACAAAGTTGGGCATCCAGCGACTTTGATGATACCAGCTGGCCTAGTGCCAGCACTTATTCCAACGAAACGGTTGGCGTTGACAATAAACCTGCTTATACCAATTTTACCGATTTATTTGATGACAGTGGAAATGATGCTCAGTTTATCTGGAGTAGCAATTTAATTTTGGATAATGAAGTCATTGTCCGCGCTACCATTGGCTCTTCTTCTGATTCATCAGGGGGCGACGATACTTCATCTGGTGACTTTACTTTGTCTAGTATCGCACTGAAATCACAACTTATCATGCCATTTAGTGCCACCTGTGAGGGTGCCAACCATGGTAAAATGTTGCCGCTGAATTGGGCTAATGCACCAGCCGATACTCAGTCTTTCGCATTAGCCATGTATACCTTTCCGAATCCTGAAGACACTAATTTTGCCGGGGCACATTCCTATCAAATACTCTACGATATTCCTGCTTCGACAACGGCTTTATTAGAAGGTGATACCAGCGTGGGCGTATTTGGTATTAACTCGGTGGATAGTCTTGAGCAGTACTCCGCGCCTTGTTCTCAGGATTCATCAGAGCATAGTTATATCGTCACTTTGTACGCATTATCAGCGCCAACGGGTAGCCTAGGGTTGACTGGTAGCACTACCGATCTCGTTACCTTAGAAGAAGCTATTGCTGATAAGGTGCTGGCCAGTACCAGTCTCGACATGACCCGGATACGTTACAATCAAAACAATGACGAGCATGTACCGAGCTCGACGCCTAGTGACTGTACAACTAAGTCAGCAGCTTTTGAAGCATACAGTGATCTGGTATCAGTAAGCTGTAACAGCACCACCATGACAGTAAACACCTTAGTTGGCATACCCGAACGCTCAAAACTTGAGGTGGATAAAGCCAATGTGGGCACACAATCTTGGATTGGCCGTGTACCACTAGAGCAGCAAGTAAGTTGGTCAGTGCCTTTACAACCAGAGTATATTGCACAGCCTACCAGCAACTTAAACATTCATTATCCTATTGGTATTGCGGTTGATGGTGTGCCTATCTTGCATTACGCAAAAGAGAATAGCCAAGGTGAGGTGGCACAACTGGGAGAAGATTACAGTGATCGCGATACCGTACTATTGGGTGAACTTGATCAATGTGGTGCCCATGCTGGCAACGGTGAAGATTATCACTACCATTATGCGCCACTGTGTTTGATGGACACTCACGATCCGTCTAAGCCGCTGGGTTATATGTTTGATGGTATTCCACTGTACTTCGGCACAGGCGGCGGCCAACTAACTAGCGATGGCGTAAACTATGGCGGCGGCCGTTATACCGATCTTGATTATCGCCCGCACAATGTGAAAACCGGTGATAGAGCGCTAGATGAATGTAATGGCTATGACTTACACGGAGATGGCAGCGAATATGTCTATTACTCAAGCACCGATGCACCATACACTATCGGTTGTTATCGAGCGACAGCCGATCAAGCCGGTGCAATGTTAACCGCTCCTGCCCACTGGGAAAATGAGCGCCTTGATGACTTTACTTTTGGTACCGAAGTTGAATTGACCGATTACGACACCATGACGTTTGACGGCAAGACCTGGACCTTTATTGAAATAACACCGAGTGCAGAAAACACCCATATTCCTGCGGATAATATCGCCCTGATCATGTATCGCGCTTATAGCGAAGGTGAGTCTGGTTATCAGTCAGGCAAGGCATGTTACAACTTCCGTTACCGTTTAGATAACACTGACACCACAGGTA
- a CDS encoding PEP-CTERM sorting domain-containing protein (PEP-CTERM proteins occur, often in large numbers, in the proteomes of bacteria that also encode an exosortase, a predicted intramembrane cysteine proteinase. The presence of a PEP-CTERM domain at a protein's C-terminus predicts cleavage within the sorting domain, followed by covalent anchoring to some some component of the (usually Gram-negative) cell surface. Many PEP-CTERM proteins exhibit an unusual sequence composition that includes large numbers of potential glycosylation sites. Expression of one such protein has been shown restore the ability of a bacterium to form floc, a type of biofilm.) — MKKHSLAFGLLASYLLMSSAQAGLVQLEFNHTTTPYGQANYINVLKDLTLTQTNPLEYGEGFGYNDFRLDIRFSDLNHFQFDDSNGTLWYDSDNRFQVNSSFTVDFDDANNQEKFYQTVANRDFYQQATVMMLETKIPEGFSGALYNFYDRDNSVVSDPNKNLSDTAPMAAPSGNHLAIGLQGESYLRSEFDAGIFYSELIRNPFESFFLDTYQGFEPGLTDPTQAEVDQYVADNFISAINWSFSFNRSFKNLDSENPGYYVDAKINFEYAASAEPFVTDIFNKETDRLLQVIEYIPKPLIYLDEANTSYEFVAAKATEVPEPNTLFLLTFAIIALLWQQRKRYKRQDVELTAA, encoded by the coding sequence TTGAAAAAGCACTCACTAGCATTTGGCCTACTGGCCAGTTATTTATTGATGTCAAGCGCCCAGGCCGGTTTGGTGCAGCTGGAATTTAACCATACTACGACCCCTTACGGACAGGCTAACTATATCAATGTGTTAAAAGATCTGACTCTTACGCAAACCAACCCGTTGGAATACGGTGAAGGCTTTGGTTACAACGATTTCCGTCTGGATATTCGTTTTTCAGATCTCAACCACTTCCAGTTTGACGACAGCAACGGGACGCTGTGGTATGACTCAGACAATCGTTTTCAGGTTAACTCAAGCTTTACGGTGGATTTTGACGACGCAAATAATCAGGAAAAGTTTTATCAAACAGTCGCTAACCGCGACTTTTACCAACAAGCAACGGTTATGATGCTAGAAACTAAAATACCTGAAGGGTTTTCTGGCGCACTGTATAACTTTTATGACCGTGACAATAGCGTGGTATCGGACCCAAATAAAAACCTCAGCGATACCGCGCCGATGGCTGCGCCATCGGGCAATCACCTGGCAATAGGGCTGCAAGGTGAGTCTTATCTCAGATCCGAATTTGATGCCGGTATATTCTATAGCGAATTGATACGGAATCCCTTTGAGAGTTTCTTTCTGGATACTTACCAAGGTTTCGAACCTGGCCTAACAGACCCGACCCAAGCCGAGGTAGATCAATATGTGGCGGATAATTTTATCTCTGCCATTAACTGGAGCTTTTCCTTCAACCGCTCTTTTAAAAACCTGGACAGCGAAAACCCGGGCTATTATGTGGATGCCAAAATAAATTTTGAGTATGCCGCCAGCGCCGAGCCTTTTGTAACAGACATTTTCAACAAGGAAACAGATAGACTGTTGCAGGTCATCGAATATATCCCCAAACCCCTGATTTATCTGGATGAAGCCAATACTTCTTATGAGTTTGTCGCCGCTAAAGCCACTGAAGTACCTGAGCCTAATACTCTATTTTTACTCACTTTTGCTATAATTGCGTTGCTATGGCAGCAGCGCAAACGTTACAAGCGACAAGATGTTGAACTAACCGCTGCCTGA
- a CDS encoding ATP-binding response regulator, whose product MLIKQTNLSGVVSLVAAIILMILLRNDANTTALLVWVSAFALITFFRLFFVYRPIQNRRAQGEKHYQLYHLTIVFFLLLSGTNWGIGVYAFLPEPSATELFVTFFIFIFGITTGLLVALVYSFWGYMVFLIPMMLGTALRIIESEQYLLLTGAGLYSLYLTITAMRLSKVVTNAISIDVTNANLLLQVTEEKIKAEQANTEKSRFLAAASHDLRQPLNAIGLFIQALSQRVKDKQHRDILSPLERSFTSLKGLLDTLLDLSRLDSGDLELDWQQVPLDSVIQPLLDEFRVKATHKGLAIHYSSTPLVVQTDPMVLARLLRNLLDNAVKYTPQGDINISVTHQVDQLRLAIQDTGIGIPQEELGKVFNEYHQIANKRRDSSKGIGLGLSIVKKLAHLLGTEVKVTSTPGKGSTFSLSLPVVNAVMPVDEVPRIQGRRLFGVRILLIDDDLNNLFALRLLLEEQQCHVICAQDDKQALDSLEQQRPDIILCDYRLMDDKTGIEVIAQLRQALAEPVKAIILTGDTDPSIVEQINAQQLPLLNKPVDLATLEQLIFTLLTE is encoded by the coding sequence GTGTTAATCAAGCAAACTAACTTATCAGGTGTTGTCAGCTTAGTTGCCGCGATTATTCTAATGATATTGCTGCGAAATGATGCCAATACCACCGCACTGCTGGTTTGGGTGTCAGCCTTTGCGCTGATCACGTTTTTTCGCTTGTTTTTTGTCTACCGCCCTATACAAAATCGGCGAGCACAAGGAGAAAAACATTATCAGTTGTATCATTTGACTATCGTCTTTTTTCTCTTACTGTCTGGTACTAACTGGGGCATAGGTGTCTATGCTTTTTTGCCTGAACCTAGCGCCACAGAACTCTTTGTTACCTTCTTTATTTTTATCTTCGGTATTACCACAGGTTTATTGGTTGCACTTGTTTATTCCTTCTGGGGTTACATGGTATTTCTGATCCCCATGATGCTGGGTACCGCGCTGCGCATCATTGAGTCTGAGCAATATCTACTGCTGACAGGCGCAGGGCTTTATAGTCTATATCTTACTATCACCGCCATGCGGTTATCCAAAGTGGTCACCAACGCCATTAGCATTGATGTCACCAACGCTAACCTATTGCTACAAGTCACAGAAGAAAAAATCAAGGCTGAGCAAGCCAATACCGAGAAATCCCGATTTTTGGCAGCTGCCAGCCACGACTTACGCCAACCACTTAATGCCATAGGCCTCTTTATTCAGGCGCTTAGCCAACGCGTTAAAGATAAACAACATAGAGATATTTTATCCCCCCTTGAGCGTTCATTTACTTCATTAAAAGGCCTGCTTGATACCCTGCTTGATCTCTCTCGTCTTGATTCGGGCGACCTAGAGCTAGACTGGCAGCAGGTACCACTCGACAGTGTTATACAACCTTTACTGGATGAATTTAGGGTTAAAGCAACACACAAAGGCCTAGCGATACATTACAGCTCCACTCCCTTGGTGGTGCAAACGGACCCTATGGTGTTGGCTCGCTTACTGCGCAACTTACTCGACAATGCAGTCAAATATACCCCTCAGGGTGACATAAATATTAGCGTTACACATCAGGTAGATCAGCTTAGACTGGCGATACAGGACACAGGTATAGGCATTCCCCAAGAAGAGCTTGGCAAGGTTTTTAATGAATATCATCAGATTGCCAACAAGCGTCGTGACTCCAGCAAGGGGATAGGTTTGGGCTTGTCAATTGTAAAAAAATTGGCGCACTTGCTCGGCACTGAAGTCAAGGTAACATCAACGCCTGGTAAAGGATCAACCTTTTCCCTGAGCTTGCCGGTCGTTAATGCCGTAATGCCTGTTGATGAAGTGCCACGCATTCAGGGCCGTCGTCTATTCGGCGTCAGGATTTTATTAATTGATGATGACCTAAATAATTTATTTGCTCTGCGCCTATTATTGGAAGAGCAACAATGTCATGTTATTTGCGCTCAAGATGATAAACAGGCATTAGACAGTTTAGAGCAACAACGACCAGATATTATTCTGTGTGATTATCGTTTGATGGACGATAAAACCGGTATAGAAGTGATCGCTCAGCTACGCCAGGCATTAGCTGAACCGGTCAAAGCAATTATATTAACAGGCGATACCGACCCTTCCATAGTAGAGCAAATTAACGCTCAACAACTGCCGCTGCTCAATAAACCGGTTGATTTAGCCACACTAGAACAACTGATATTTACCTTATTAACTGAATAA
- a CDS encoding response regulator transcription factor, which yields MSIRIVIADDHQLFREGLQLILSSEPAWQVIAEVDNAEDLLTRVKTEQPELVMMDYRMPGGGSLSALEYIKKRYPEIKIIMLTGVQSRTLFAQMTACQADGILLKEMSADELKKAVQNVLLGKKVTSKGVAQELGSNAPDLTAREFQVLDLVLTGLNSAAIAQKLSLSSKTVENHRYSLMQKLGVKNTVELMHYASRHGLL from the coding sequence ATGTCCATCCGAATTGTGATTGCCGATGATCACCAGCTTTTTCGTGAAGGCCTACAACTGATACTGAGCAGTGAACCAGCTTGGCAAGTGATCGCCGAAGTAGATAACGCCGAAGATCTATTGACCCGTGTAAAAACAGAACAACCTGAACTGGTGATGATGGATTATCGCATGCCCGGCGGCGGCTCTCTTTCGGCGTTGGAATATATTAAAAAACGCTATCCCGAAATAAAAATCATTATGTTAACCGGGGTACAATCTCGCACTTTATTTGCCCAGATGACTGCATGCCAGGCTGATGGCATTTTGCTAAAAGAAATGTCAGCCGATGAACTGAAAAAAGCAGTACAGAATGTTTTACTCGGTAAAAAAGTTACCTCTAAAGGGGTTGCACAGGAGCTGGGAAGCAATGCGCCCGATTTAACTGCCAGAGAATTTCAGGTACTCGATTTAGTATTGACCGGGCTAAACAGTGCAGCCATTGCTCAAAAACTCAGCCTTTCCAGCAAGACTGTCGAGAATCACCGTTATAGCTTGATGCAGAAACTGGGGGTCAAAAATACCGTCGAGCTGATGCACTACGCCAGTCGTCATGGATTGTTGTGA
- a CDS encoding winged helix-turn-helix domain-containing protein, whose translation MEAFKLGNWQVFPKLNQLTLISSGKTKTVTPKIMQLLTALIEQGDNPASVDQLITNVWRDRVVADSSVYQAVAQLRKVLAADETIAVYIERISGQGYRICPDVDVSPFTPEKDKSKQARFILLVLVFLLAITGIFFTSQSNENVQSQHFESLSLASHLIKQIEPEQLHHAKQLYLEVLREDQDNVKALNGLCNSYRLLTIYDTLSETERDSLCRPLLEKAHANESNNPNVLASLAWQSFQQGDIKQSESLFQQALAITEQEAIIWHWYGQLKRSQNDIPAALTAHKKAFKLAPNDPIVLRGLAYAYLNNRDLNSARKYFERSIVIAPNFKNRPLYELDFYPLNQDRAKNYLAWYQQYEDSYFKRFPMHRLSYVIFLLSLNQAELATEELHKVEALDNIPQHFLLYAKASLAWHMQRREETLALLKQRYLLAPQQNHLVMPYLVALLHFDQEAQALTLFEQHFANIIKLETITPDQLGQYLLLTSLYQSLGKEQAYQQAFSKLLSLRQEVNKFPAQHELVWYQLTNKKEQSLELLTQMLTDGWLPDYNDSIFSITFYQSLLESDREKQQWRKYLSQKQNCIWQQSKCADND comes from the coding sequence ATGGAAGCTTTTAAGTTAGGTAATTGGCAAGTATTTCCAAAATTGAATCAATTAACCTTGATTTCAAGCGGTAAAACCAAAACAGTTACGCCAAAAATAATGCAGTTACTGACCGCATTAATTGAGCAAGGTGATAACCCTGCCAGCGTAGACCAACTGATCACTAACGTTTGGCGAGATAGAGTCGTCGCCGATAGCTCTGTTTATCAGGCAGTTGCTCAATTAAGAAAAGTACTTGCTGCAGACGAAACAATCGCGGTGTACATTGAGCGCATTTCAGGTCAAGGGTACCGTATCTGCCCCGATGTTGACGTAAGCCCGTTCACCCCAGAAAAAGATAAGTCTAAACAAGCACGATTCATATTGCTCGTTTTAGTCTTTTTGTTAGCTATCACTGGAATTTTCTTTACATCTCAATCAAATGAAAATGTACAAAGCCAGCATTTTGAATCGTTGTCACTGGCAAGCCACTTAATCAAGCAAATAGAACCCGAGCAACTTCACCACGCTAAGCAACTATATTTAGAAGTATTACGCGAAGATCAAGATAATGTTAAGGCCTTAAATGGCTTATGCAATAGCTATCGCTTACTGACAATCTACGACACGCTATCTGAAACTGAACGTGATAGCCTATGTCGGCCGCTACTAGAAAAAGCTCACGCAAATGAGTCCAATAACCCTAATGTACTTGCGTCATTGGCCTGGCAGTCATTTCAACAAGGTGACATCAAACAATCAGAGTCGCTTTTTCAACAAGCCTTGGCGATAACCGAACAAGAAGCCATCATATGGCATTGGTACGGGCAGCTAAAAAGAAGTCAAAATGATATTCCAGCTGCGTTAACCGCTCACAAAAAAGCCTTTAAACTGGCACCTAATGATCCCATTGTACTCAGGGGGTTAGCATATGCTTATTTAAATAATCGCGACTTAAACAGTGCCCGCAAGTATTTTGAGCGCAGCATCGTCATTGCGCCTAACTTTAAAAACAGACCTTTATACGAGCTTGATTTTTATCCATTAAATCAGGATAGAGCAAAGAATTATTTAGCTTGGTACCAGCAATATGAAGACAGCTACTTTAAACGGTTTCCAATGCATAGACTCAGTTATGTCATTTTTTTACTCAGTCTAAACCAAGCAGAATTAGCAACAGAGGAATTGCATAAAGTTGAAGCACTGGATAACATTCCACAACACTTTTTACTTTATGCAAAAGCATCACTTGCATGGCATATGCAACGTCGAGAAGAAACATTAGCCTTGCTAAAACAGCGTTACTTGCTCGCCCCACAACAGAACCATTTGGTGATGCCCTATCTTGTTGCTTTGCTCCACTTCGATCAAGAAGCTCAAGCACTAACGCTTTTTGAGCAACACTTTGCCAATATTATTAAGTTGGAAACAATCACCCCTGATCAACTTGGTCAATATTTGTTATTAACTTCGCTCTATCAATCACTAGGAAAAGAGCAAGCCTATCAGCAAGCATTCTCAAAACTGCTGAGCTTAAGACAAGAAGTCAACAAATTTCCCGCGCAGCACGAGCTGGTTTGGTATCAACTGACCAATAAAAAAGAGCAATCTTTGGAGCTTTTAACACAGATGCTAACGGATGGTTGGTTGCCAGACTATAACGACAGTATATTCTCAATAACCTTTTATCAAAGCTTACTGGAGTCAGATAGAGAAAAACAACAATGGCGCAAATACCTGAGCCAAAAGCAAAACTGTATTTGGCAACAAAGTAAATGTGCCGATAACGATTAA
- a CDS encoding amidohydrolase family protein, translating to MKKQLLALGLIAQIFSGSGYAKVDLLIENTTVISPLNQHQVSIKEQHWVAVNGNRIVSIGSGTETPEAKNIIDGNGKYLIPGLMDSHTHLKTMPGLNRSNEKAPQMQQAFLARQGVNYLYYGVTQVIDPSNTQQGIDKFHNSGLTPTAFFCGAMPVYNGYNARGIAHKDLHHERPYYVAQATDPKTPVDIYNAHQAKQAVNRLVDDGAKCAKVYIEDGFGFANDIPLINNTTLKELTQHAENLHLPTMAHANATDMQVIAADSGVSIMGHGLWNWLEEQKTTREGALPAKVRAVADSIIEHDIIYQPTMNVMRSLAELMVEGHMTLADYKNVLPQWQINWYLSESGQWFAKEMYKDWEGVPIATIIERFSANLANGQRVLKYLYDRGVTILLASDTPPAPTYASQPGLATYIELQDMYKAGMDLKGILAAATINNAKAYHLEQDYGTVASGKIANLLLLNSDPLQSISAFDDINTVILQGKAIERDNLHISNLGQIAPKITDNSF from the coding sequence ATGAAAAAACAATTACTGGCGTTAGGTTTAATAGCTCAAATATTCAGCGGCTCTGGGTACGCAAAAGTTGATTTGCTTATTGAAAATACCACTGTTATTTCGCCACTTAATCAACACCAAGTGAGTATTAAAGAACAACATTGGGTCGCAGTTAACGGCAATAGAATAGTCAGTATTGGTTCAGGTACTGAGACACCCGAGGCAAAAAATATTATTGATGGCAATGGAAAATATTTAATACCAGGGCTAATGGATAGCCACACGCATTTAAAAACGATGCCTGGCTTAAATCGCTCAAATGAAAAAGCACCTCAGATGCAACAAGCTTTTTTAGCGCGGCAAGGCGTTAATTACCTCTATTATGGCGTCACTCAGGTGATCGATCCGTCAAATACTCAACAAGGCATAGACAAATTTCATAACAGTGGTCTAACGCCTACTGCATTTTTCTGTGGTGCGATGCCAGTGTACAATGGTTACAATGCTCGAGGAATTGCACATAAAGACTTACATCATGAGCGCCCTTACTATGTCGCGCAAGCAACAGACCCTAAAACACCGGTAGATATCTATAACGCTCATCAGGCAAAACAAGCGGTTAATCGTTTAGTGGATGATGGAGCTAAATGTGCAAAAGTGTATATTGAGGACGGGTTTGGTTTTGCCAATGATATACCGCTAATAAATAACACGACACTGAAAGAACTCACTCAGCATGCCGAGAACTTGCACCTTCCGACCATGGCGCACGCTAACGCAACTGATATGCAAGTTATCGCGGCTGATTCTGGGGTGAGTATTATGGGGCACGGCCTTTGGAACTGGCTGGAAGAGCAGAAAACAACGAGAGAAGGAGCGCTTCCTGCTAAGGTTCGCGCGGTAGCAGATAGCATTATTGAACACGATATTATCTACCAACCAACCATGAACGTGATGCGCTCGCTAGCTGAGTTGATGGTAGAAGGGCACATGACCCTTGCAGACTATAAAAATGTGCTACCGCAGTGGCAAATTAACTGGTATTTATCAGAATCAGGGCAATGGTTTGCTAAAGAAATGTATAAAGATTGGGAAGGAGTACCTATTGCAACAATTATTGAGCGCTTTTCGGCAAACCTTGCTAATGGACAGCGAGTACTGAAATACTTATACGATAGAGGAGTAACAATTTTATTGGCATCAGATACACCGCCCGCACCAACCTATGCCTCTCAACCAGGTCTTGCCACGTATATCGAGCTTCAAGATATGTATAAAGCGGGAATGGATTTAAAAGGTATATTAGCTGCTGCGACGATAAACAATGCCAAGGCATATCACTTGGAGCAAGATTATGGCACCGTTGCATCTGGTAAAATTGCTAACTTGCTGTTATTAAACAGTGATCCGTTGCAGAGCATATCGGCTTTTGATGATATTAATACTGTCATTTTGCAAGGGAAAGCCATAGAGCGAGATAATTTGCATATCAGTAATTTAGGGCAAATAGCGCCGAAAATCACCGATAATTCGTTCTAA
- a CDS encoding PA2779 family protein, translated as MKLLLKAGLTACLFVFSLGQAAADLYESNQVIQSQQFAFEKSQILSYVDSAEVQQQLIELGISSADAKNRIANMTHEELASLNQQINEGVAGGIVGTIVTVLVVIAVLDVLGITDVYPFIRPIT; from the coding sequence ATGAAATTATTATTAAAAGCTGGACTTACAGCTTGCTTGTTTGTCTTTAGTCTCGGCCAGGCAGCTGCCGACTTATACGAATCAAATCAAGTGATACAATCGCAGCAATTTGCTTTTGAAAAATCTCAAATTTTATCTTATGTTGATTCAGCCGAAGTTCAGCAACAATTAATTGAGTTAGGAATTTCATCGGCAGATGCTAAAAATAGAATCGCTAACATGACTCATGAAGAACTTGCTTCTTTAAATCAACAAATTAATGAAGGTGTAGCAGGTGGTATCGTTGGCACCATAGTAACTGTATTAGTAGTAATAGCGGTACTTGATGTATTAGGTATTACCGATGTTTACCCTTTTATTCGTCCAATTACTTAG